A stretch of Pleurodeles waltl isolate 20211129_DDA unplaced genomic scaffold, aPleWal1.hap1.20221129 scaffold_210, whole genome shotgun sequence DNA encodes these proteins:
- the LOC138274924 gene encoding histone H2A type 2-C encodes MSGRGKQGGKARAKAKTRSSRAGLQFPVGRVHRLLRKGSYAERVGAGAPVYLAAVLEYLTAEILELAGNAARDNKKTRIIPRHLQLAIRNDEELNKLLGRVTIAQGGVLPNIQAVLLPKKTESHKAGGKASK; translated from the coding sequence ATGTCTGGACGCGGAAAGCAAGGAGGCAAGGCCCGCGCTAAGGCCAAGACACGCTCTTCCAGAGCCGGACTGCAGTTCCCTGTGGGCCGTGTGCACAGGCTGCTCCGAAAGGGAAGCTACGCCGAGCGGGTCGGCGCCGGTGCCCCCGTCTATCTGGCTGCAGTCCTGGAGTACCTGACGGCCGAGATCCTCGAGCTGGCCGGCAACGCGGCCCGGGACAACAAGAAGACCCGCATCATCCCCAGGCACCTCCAGCTCGCCATCCGCAACGACGAGGAGCTCAACAAGCTGCTGGGCAGAGTCACCATCGCCCAGGGAGGCGTCCTGCCAAACATCCAGGCCGTGCTGCTGCCCAAGAAAACCGAGAGCCACAAGGCTGGGGGCAAAGCAAGCAAGTGA
- the LOC138274923 gene encoding histone H3, whose amino-acid sequence MARTKQTARKSTGGKAPRKQLATKAARKSAPATGGVKKPHRYRPGTVALREIRRYQKSTELLIRKLPFQRLVREIAQDFKTDLRFQSSAVMALQEASEAYLVGLFEDTNLCAIHAKRVTIMPKDIQLARRIRGERA is encoded by the coding sequence ATGGCCCGCACCAAGCAGACCGCCCGCAAGTCCACCGGAGGGAAGGCGCCTCGCAAGCAGCTGGCCACCAAGGCTGCCCGCAAGAGCGCGCCTGCCACCGGAGGAGTCAAGAAGCCTCACCGCTACAGGCCCGGGACCGTGGCTCTCCGCGAGATCCGCCGCTACCAGAAGTCCACCGAGCTGCTCATCCGCAAGCTGCCCTTCCAGCGCCTGGTGCGGGAGATCGCGCAGGACTTCAAGACCGACCTGCGCTTCCAGAGCTCGGCCGTCATGGCCCTGCAGGAGGCCAGCGAGGCCTACCTGGTCGGGCTCTTTGAGGACACCAACTTGTGCGCCATCCACGCCAAGAGGGTCACCATCATGCCCAAGGACATTCAGCTGGCCCGTCGTATCCGCGGCGAGAGGGCCTAA
- the LOC138274922 gene encoding histone H1-like, with protein sequence MRGAPAGGTFLICASASTLCTMAETAPAAAAPPAEVAPKKKAKKAAGPSKAKKPAGPSVAELILKAVTASAERKGVSLAALKKVLSADGYDVDKNKSRVKAALKGLVSKGALAQLKGTGASGSFKVNKKQLEGKKAAKKPAAKKPAAKKAAPAAKKPKKAPAGVKKSPKKAKKPAAAKSPKKPKAAPAKKAAKSPAKAKAAKPKAAKKSPAKVVKPKAAKPKAAKPKKAAPKKK encoded by the coding sequence ATGCGCGGAGCTCCGGCGGGAGGGACATTTCTCATCTGTGCTAGCGCCTCGACTCTCTGTACCATGGCTGAAACCGCTCCAGCTGCCGCGGCCCCTCCCGCTGAAGTAGCCCCCAAGAAGAAGGCGAAGAAGGCGGCGGGGCCGTCTAAGGCCAAGAAGCCCGCGGGACCCAGCGTCGCCGAGCTCATCCTGAAAGCGGTCACCGCCTCTGCCGAGAGGAAGGGGGTCTCCCTGGCGGCGCTGAAGAAGGTGCTGAGCGCCGACGGCTACGATGTGGACAAGAACAAGAGCCGCGTCAAGGCCGCCCTCAAGGGCCTGGTCAGCAAGGGCGCCCTGGCCCAGCTGAAGGGCACCGGCGCCTCCGGCTCCTTCAAGGTGAACAAGAAGCAGCTGGAGGGCAAGAAGGCGGCCAAGAAACCAGCGGCCAAGAAACCAGCGGCCAAGAAAGCCGCCCCGGCCGCCAAGAAGCCCAAGAAGGCCCCCGCGGGGGTGAAGAAGAGCCCGAAGAAGGCCAAGAAGCCGGCGGCGGCCAAGAGCCCCAAGAAGCCCAAAGCTGCCCCGGCCAAGAAGGCTGCCAAGAGTCCCGCGAAAGCAAAGGCGGCCAAGCCCAAGGCAGCCAAGAAAAGCCCCGCCAAGGTGGTGAAACCCAAGGCGGCCAAACCCAAAGCAGCCAAGCCCAAAAAGGCAGCGCCCAAGAAGAAGTAA
- the LOC138274925 gene encoding histone H2B 1.2-like — MPEPAKSAPAPKKGSKKALSKPPKKDGKKRKRTRKESYAIYIYKVMKQVHPDTGISSKAMGIMNSFVNDIFERIAGEASRLAHYNQRRTITSREIQTAVRLLLPGELAKHAVSEGTKAVTKYTSAK, encoded by the coding sequence ATGCCTGAACCAGCCAAGTCCGCGCCGGCTCCCAAGAAGGGCTCCAAGAAAGCGCTGTCCAAGCCGCCCAAGAAGGACGGCAAGAAgcgcaagaggaccaggaaggagAGCTACGCTATCTACATTTACAAAGTGATGAAGCAGGTGCACCCCGACACCGGCATCTCCTCCAAGGCCATGGGCATCATGAACTCCTTCGTCAACGACATCTTTGAGCGCATCGCCGGGGAGGCTTCCCGCCTGGCTCACTACAACCAGCGGCGCACCATCACCTCCCGGGAGATCCAGACCGCCGTGCGCCTGCTGCTCCCCGGAGAGCTGGCCAAGCACGCCGTGTCCGAGGGCACCAAGGCCGTCACCAAGTACACTAGCGCCAAGTAA
- the LOC138274926 gene encoding histone H4 — MSGRGKGGKGLGKGGAKRHRKVLRDNIQGITKPAIRRLARRGGVKRISGLIYEETRGVLKVFLENVIRDAVTYTEHAKRKTVTAMDVVYALKRQGRTLYGFGG, encoded by the coding sequence ATGTCTGGACGCGGCAAAGGAGGAAAGGGGCTCGGCAAAGGCGGTGCCAAGAGGCACAGGAAGGTGCTCCGCGACAACATCCAGGGCATCACCAAGCCCGCCATTCGCCGCCTGGCTCGCCGCGGCGGTGTCAAGCGCATCTCCGGCCTCATCTACGAGGAGACCCGCGGTGTGCTGAAGGTTTTCCTGGAGAACGTCATCCGGGACGCCGTCACCTATACCGAGCACGCCAAGAGAAAGACCGTcaccgccatggatgtggtgtACGCCCTGAAGCGCCAGGGACGTACTCTCTACGGATTTGGCGGTTAA